A single region of the Raphanus sativus cultivar WK10039 chromosome 1, ASM80110v3, whole genome shotgun sequence genome encodes:
- the LOC130507941 gene encoding aspartyl protease family protein 2-like: protein MEGRRRKALLFTLCFLLSSLPSLSSLPAFQTLIPTSHSLPSASPSSFQPESEPVSESLIGSETGSGSDSESSITLNLDHIDALSTNRTPQELFASRLQRDSRRVKSIATLAARIPRRNATHAPRPGGFSSSVVSGLSQGSGEYFTRLGVGTPARYVYMVLDTGSDIVWLQCAPCRRCYSQSDPIFDPRKSRTYSTIPCSSPLCRRLDSAGCNTRRRTCLYQVSYGDGSFTVGDFATETLTFRRNRVKGVAVGCGHDNEGLFVGAAGLLGLGKGRLSFPGQTGRRFSQKFSYCLVDRSASSKPSSVVFGNAAVSRTAKFTPLLSNPKLDTFYYVELLGISVGGTRVPGVAASLFKLDQIGNGGVIIDSGTSVTRLVRPAYIAMRDAFRIGAKSLKRAPDYSLFDTCFDLSHQNEVKVPTVVLHFRGADVSLPATNYLIPVDTNGKFCFAFAGTMSGLSIIGNIQQQGFRVVYDLMGSRVGFAPRGCA from the coding sequence atggaaggaagaagaagaaaagcttTGCTCTTCACTCTCTGTTTCTTGCTCTCCTCTCTGCCTTCCTTGTCTTCCCTTCCTGCTTTCCAAACCTTAATCCCCACTTCTCACTCTCTTCCTTCCGCTTCTCCCTCCTCCTTCCAACCCGAATCCGAACCCGTTTCCGAGTCCCTGATTGGATCTGAAACCGGATCCGGATCCGACTCCGAGTCGTCCATTACACTAAACCTCGACCACATCGACGCTCTCTCCACCAACAGAACTCCCCAAGAGCTCTTCGCCTCCCGTCTCCAGCGCGACTCCCGGCGCGTGAAGTCAATCGCCACACTCGCCGCCCGGATCCCGAGAAGAAACGCCACTCATGCGCCGAGACCCGGCGGATTCAGCAGCTCCGTCGTCTCCGGTCTCTCTCAGGGAAGCGGAGAGTACTTCACGCGTCTCGGTGTCGGAACTCCGGCGAGATACGTCTACATGGTGCTCGACACCGGAAGCGACATCGTCTGGCTCCAGTGCGCTCCTTGCCGGAGATGCTACTCTCAGTCCGACCCGATCTTCGACCCGAGAAAGTCCCGGACCTACTCCACCATCCCCTGCTCTTCGCCTCTCTGCCGCCGGTTAGACTCCGCCGGATGCAACACGCGCCGCCGGACTTGCCTCTACCAAGTCTCCTACGGCGACGGTTCTTTCACCGTCGGCGATTTCGCCACCGAGACGCTGACTTTCCGACGAAACCGCGTCAAAGGAGTCGCCGTCGGGTGTGGTCACGACAATGAAGGTCTCTTCGTCGGAGCAGCCGGTTTGTTAGGTCTCGGGAAAGGGAGATTGTCGTTTCCCGGTCAGACCGGTCGCCGGTTTAGTCAGAAGTTCTCTTACTGTTTAGTCGACAGATCCGCTTCCTCTAAGCCTTCCTCCGTCGTCTTCGGAAACGCCGCCGTTTCGCGTACCGCGAAGTTCACTCCGCTTTTATCCAATCCGAAGCTTGACACTTTCTACTACGTCGAGCTGCTCGGAATAAGCGTGGGAGGGACGCGCGTCCCCGGCGTAGCCGCTTCTCTTTTCAAACTCGATCAGATCGGCAACGGTGGAGTCATTATCGACTCGGGTACCTCTGTGACCCGGCTGGTCCGACCCGCTTACATCGCTATGAGAGACGCCTTCCGGATCGGAGCCAAGAGCCTTAAACGAGCGCCGGATTACTCTCTCTTCGATACGTGTTTCGATCTCTCCCATCAAAACGAGGTTAAAGTCCCGACGGTGGTTTTGCACTTCCGTGGGGCTGACGTGTCACTTCCGGCGACGAATTATCTGATTCCGGTGGATACTAACGGCAAGTTCTGCTTTGCGTTCGCCGGTACCATGAGCGGGCTATCCATTATTGGGAACATCCAGCAACAGGGTTTCCGGGTCGTTTACGATTTGATGGGTTCACGAGTCGGGTTTGCTCCACGAGGATGTGCTTAA
- the LOC130507945 gene encoding pathogenesis-related protein 1A-like: MELCRRELRAPFPILVAVTLFLLQLCAATSQINHSESSTQTSVNSPSAPNTRFLSSSALSLTGKHSSFRWGRRRHRYKISRASIEFLFAHNLVRARVGEPPLQWDGRLAAYARAWARQRVGDCRLVHSNGPFGENIFWAGQNNWTPMDVVKVWADENKFYDVRGNTCESGQMCGHYTQIVWRDSTKVGCARVDCSNGGFYAICVYNPPGNFEGENPFVSYHDQVGLLREEPPAVVVNPF, from the coding sequence atgGAGCTTTGTAGACGGGAATTACGAGCTCCGTTTCCCATATTAGTCGCCGTTACGTTGTTCCTCCTTCAGCTCTGTGCCGCGACGTCCCAAATTAATCACAGCGAGTCGTCTACACAAACATCCGTTAACTCTCCATCAGCGCCAAACACTCGATTTCTGTCGTCATCAGCACTGTCGTTAACCGGAAAACATTCCTCCTTTAGGTGGGGGAGAAGACGACATCGTTACAAAATAAGCAGAGCGAGCATTGAGTTTCTATTCGCACATAACCTCGTACGAGCGCGCGTGGGAGAACCGCCGTTACAATGGGATGGAAGACTAGCGGCGTATGCACGTGCGTGGGCGAGACAGCGCGTTGGGGACTGCAGGCTTGTTCACTCCAATGGTCCGTTCGGAGAAAACATATTTTGGGCCGGGCAGAATAACTGGACGCCCATGGATGTTGTCAAAGTGTGGGCCGATGAGAATAAGTTCTACGACGTTAGGGGTAACACGTGTGAGTCGGGGCAAATGTGTGGACACTATACGCAGATCGTGTGGAGAGATAGCACGAAGGTTGGGTGCGCACGTGTGGATTGTTCAAACGGCGGCTTTTATGCGATTTGTGTTTATAACCCACCGGGAAATTTTGAAGGTGAAAACCCTTTTGTAAGTTATCACGACCAGGTTGGTCTTCTCCGAGAAGAGCCCCCAGCGGTTGTCGTTAATCCATTTTAA
- the LOC130507943 gene encoding protein REDUCED CHLOROPLAST COVERAGE 1-like produces the protein MAPKNNRGKTKGDKKKKEEKVLPVMVDVIVNLPDETEAILKGISTDRIIDVRRLLSVNFDTCHVTNYSLSHEVRGSQLKDTVDVSALKPCVLTLTEEDYNEGTAMAHVRRLLDVVACTTCFGPSPEKPDSVKNAQVKGGGKNPKQTETSPPPKDAVVDEAGETSHSFPKLGSFYEFFSLAHLTPPLQYIRLVAKRETEDIAAEDHLLSIDVKLCNGKLVHVEGCKKGFYSVGKQIIISHNLVDLLRQISRAFDNAYSDLLKAFSERNKFGNLPYGFRANTWLIPPSAAQSPAAFPPLPVEDERWGGDGGGQGRDGTYDLVPWANEFAFIASMPCKTAEERQVRDRKVFLLHNLFVDVATFRAIKAVQKVMADPVLADDSQVLFSETVGDLSVTVTRDTSNASSKVDTKIDGIQATGLDKMKLMERNLLKGLTADENTAAHDVATLGTISLKYCGYISVVKIEKENEKLSPPSQIVDLLEQPEGGANALNINSLRFLLHKSSPEQNKKTHQQQDDELTSSREFVSKMLEESLVKLEEEEIDRDSIMRWELGACWIQHLQDQKNTEKDKKQTNEKSKNELKVEGLGKPLKSLNGNKKKTDASSPKAQQTVVSSQVDTASSGADNATITATLQSGAEKNAEENVLVLKNLLSEAAFTRLQESDTGLHDKSLQELVDLAQKYYTEVAIPKLVADFGSLELSPVDGRTLTDFMHTRGLRMRSLGYVVKLSDKLSHVQSLCVHEMIVRALKHILQAVISAVAADTDKIAAKVAAALNMMLGIPKNEAETPQNSWNVHPLIFQWLEKFLKKRYDYDLNSFSYKDLRKFAILRGLCHKVGIELIPRDFDMESPEPFQKTDVVGLIPVHKQAACSSADGRQLLESSKTALDKGKLEDAVTYGTKALAKLVAVCGPYHRMTAGAYSLLAVVLYHTGDFNQATIYQQKALDINERELGLDHPDTMKSYGDLAVFYYRLQHTELALKYVKRALYLLHLTCGPSHPNTAATYINVAMMEEGLGNVHVALRYLHKALKCNQRLLGPDHIQTAASYHAIAIALSLMEAYHLSVQHEQTTLRILRAKLGPDDLRTQDAAAWLEYFESKALEQQEAARNGTPKPDASIASKGHLSVPDLLDYINPSHNAKGKRSVAAKRKIYMKLKEKSNQNNVSEQLAEAPRENQKEMSEEEIEATGSEDGQSSDANQETILAPAEEVPSPPVIDEAIMDNSNPITSAEVSTETQHPDGSEDGWQPVHRPRSAGSYGRRLKQRRASIGKVYTYQKKNVEADNDNPVFQNATQQNPKYYIVKKRTTASYADHHSPGMTTQGTKSSRKVVKTLAYRVKSTQPSSDSPKTTAETSEEDGLKTDASPVVPSGLSSNVQNEAYPKNSVVSLGKSPSYKEVALAPPGSIAKYQVWAPQAEASDKQADNHVEKKSEQGTSVELPRDAQMITVSEEEVKNEVSADTESSKPQGKEEIEVELQSSEVEFKGNNLNEDEESGGGIQVEELVPEANEGVTDTIHSTTEQEVKDQLAADSDDLKEKLGISATDSSDVPRELLLPNKKLSASAVPFNPSSPPSIIRPTPIGMNIGPSWPVNMTLHHGPPFPSPPTTPNLMQPMSFVYPPPYTQSVPTSTYPVTSGPFHPNQFPWPLNMSEFVPRTVWPGCHPVEFSPPHMMAAEPVAATVLEPTVILPTDIDTSGVEESKQDVAATAGETMDSVNHVNVVASSEMENGNKKFEDDERTFSILLRGRRNRKQTLRMPISLLNRPYDSQPFKIAYSRVIRGSEAPKSAA, from the exons GTAAGAGGATCGCAGTTAAAAGACACAGTGGATGTTTCGGCGCTCAAACCGTGTGTTCTCACGTTAACAGAAG AGGATTACAATGAGGGAACAGCGATGGCGCACGTAAGACGGCTGCTTGACGTGGTCGCGTGTACCACTTGCTTCGGTCCGTCGCCAGAGAAACCCGATTCGGTGAAAAATGCGCAGGTTAAGGGAGGTGGAAAGAATCCGAAACAGACTGAAACGTCGCCTCCGCCGAAGGATGCAGTGGTTGATGAAGCCGGAGAGACTAGTCACTCTTTCCCTAAGCTCGGAAGCTTCTACGAGTTTTTCTCTCTCGCTCACCTCACTCCTCCTCTTCAAT ATATACGGCTCGTGGCGAAGCGGGAAACCGAAGATATCGCGGCGGAGGATCATCTTCTCTCCATCGAT GTGAAGCTTTGTAACGGGAAGCTCGTTCATGTTGAAGGCTGCAAAAAAGGATTCTACAGCGTCGGGAAACAAATAATCATTTCTCACAATCTTGTTGATTTGCTTAGACAGATTAGTAGAGCCTTCGATAAT GCTTACAGTGATCTTCTCAAAGCATTTTCGGAGCGCAACAAG TTTGGGAATCTTCCGTATGGGTTTAGAGCAAACACATGGCTCATCCCGCCTTCTGCAGCGCAGTCACCTGCAGCCTTTCCGCCTCTCCCTGTCGAGGATGAGAGATGGGGAGGGGATGGTGGTGGTCAAGGAAGAGATGGCACCTACGATTTGGTTCCATGGGCCAACGAGTTTGCCTTTATCGCGTCCATGCCTTGCAAAACAGCAGAGGAGAGGCAAGTTAGAGACAGAAAAGTGTTTCTTCTTCACAACCTTTTCGTTGATGTCGCCACTTTCAGAGCCATCAAGGCCGTTCAGAAAGTAATGGCTGACCCAGTTCTGGCTGATGACTCTCAAGTTCTATTTTCCGAGACTGTTGGAGACTTGAGTGTTACGGTTACGAGGGATACTTCCAATGCAAGTAGCAAAGTGGATACAAAAATCGACGGCATTCAAGCCACTGGTTTGGATAAAATGAAGCTGATGGAACGGAACCTTCTCAAGGGACTTACAGCTGATGAGAACACTGCTGCTCAT GATGTTGCTACTTTAGGAACTATAAGCCTCAAGTATTGTGGCTACATTTCTGTTGTCAAAATAGAGAAGGAGAATGAGAAGTTAAGCCCACCTTCTCAAATTGTTGACCTCCTTGAACAGCCTGAAGGTGGTGCTAATGCTCTAAATATCAACAG TTTGAGATTCCTTCTCCATAAATCCTCTCCCGAGCAGAACAAGAAAACACATCAGCAACAGGATGATGAGCTTACATCTTCACGAGAATTTGTAAGTAAAATGCTGGAGGAAAGTCTTGTTAAGCTTGAGGAAGAAGAGATAGACAGGGATAGTATCATGAGGTGGGAACTTGGAGCCTGTTGGATACAGCATTTACAAGATCAAAAGAATACGGAAAAGGACAAAAAACAAACCAACGAAAAGTCTAAGAATGAACTGAAGGTTGAAGGGCTTGGGAAGCCGCTTAAGTCTCTCAACggcaacaagaaaaaaacagacGCAAGCAGCCCTAAGGCGCAGCAGACTGTAGTATCATCTCAGGTTGATACGGCTTCTTCAGGGGCTGATAATGCTACAATAACTGCAACTTTGCAATCTGGCGCCGAGAAGAATGCTGAAGAAAATGTGCTTGTCTTGAAGAATTTGTTGTCTGAAGCTGCCTTCACTCGCCTACAAGAGTCAGATACTGGACTTCATGACAAG TCTTTGCAAGAACTTGTCGACTTGGCACAAAAGTATTATACTGAAGTCGCTATTCCGAAGCTG GTTGCAGATTTTGGTTCGTTGGAACTCTCCCCAGTCGATGGCCGGACTCTAACTGATTTTATGCACACAAGAGGTCTCCGGATGCGCTCTTTAGGATATGTC GTTAAGCTCTCAGATAAGTTGTCACATGTACAGTCTCTGTGTGTTCATGAGATGATAGTTAGAGCCCTTAAGCATATCCTTCAAGCGGTGATTTCTGCTGTTGCTGCTGACACTGATAAAATAGCTGCAAAAGTAGCTGCTGCTCTGAACATGATGCTTGGGATTCCAAAAAATGAAGCGGAAACACCACAAAACTCTTGGAATGTACATCCTCTTATCTTCCAGTGGTTGGAGAAATTCTTGAAGAAACGATATGATTACGATCTCAATTCCTTCAGTTACAAGGATCTACGAAAGTTTGCCATTCTCCGTGGATTGTGCCATAAG GTTGGTATTGAGTTGATTCCAAGGGATTTTGACATGGAGTCCCCAGAACCGTTCCAAAAAACAGATGTGGTCGGTCTGATCCCAGTGCATAAG CAAGCAGCATGTTCGTCTGCTGATGGAAGGCAACTTCTGGAGTCATCTAAAACAGCATTAGACAAAGGAAAGCTTGAAGATGCAGTTACATATGGAACAAAG GCTCTTGCTAAGCTTGTAGCAGTTTGTGGTCCCTATCATAGAATGACAGCCGGAGCTTACAGTTTACTTGCTGTAGTTCTATATCACACTGGTGACTTTAACCAG GCTACTATATATCAGCAAAAGGCTTTAGATATCAATGAGAGGGAACTTGGACTTGATCATCCGGATACAATGAAGAGTTATGGCGATCTTGCTGTCTTCTATTATAGGCTTCAGCATACAGAGCTGGCCCTCAA GTATGTTAAGCGTGCGTTGTATCTCTTACATCTAACATGTGGTCCATCTCATCCGAACACTGCTGCTACATACATCAATGTAGCCATGATGGAGGAAGGTCTAGGAAATGTACATGTTGCCTTGAGGTATCTTCACAAAGCTCTCAAGTGTAATCAAAGGTTGCTTGGTCCGGACCATATCCAG ACTGCTGCAAGCTACCATGCCATAGCCATTGCGCTCTCGTTGATGGAAGCGTACCATTTAAGTGTTCAGCATGAGCAAACAACCTTAAGAATCCTCCGAGCGAAGCTTGGCCCAGATGATTTGCGTACTCag GATGCTGCTGCTTGGCTAGAATACTTTGAGTCCAAGGCTTTGGAACAACAAGAAGCTGCACGAAATGGTACTCCTAAGCCTGACGCGTCTATAGCCAGCAAAGGCCACCTAAG TGTACCCGATCTACTCGACTATATCAACCCAAGCCATAACGCAAAAGGGAAACGGAGTGTGGCAGCAAAGAGGAAGATCTATATGAAG CTAAAGGAAAAATCCAATCAGAACAATGTTTCTGAACAGTTAGCAGAAGCCCCAAGGGAAAATCAAAAGGAAATGTCTGAAGAGGAGATAGAAGCAACTGGATCAGAAGATGGTCAATCAAGCGATGCGAATCAGGAGACTATTCTTGCACCAGCTGAAGAAGTACCTTCTCCTCCAGTCATTGATGAGGCTATTATGGATAATAGTAATCCAATTACATCTGCTGAAGTTTCAACTGAGACACAGCACCCTGATGGTAGTGAAGATGGATGGCAACCGGTGCATAGACCGAGATCTGCTGGATCATATGGTCGCCGGTTGAAGCAACGACGAGCATCAATTGGAAAGGTATATACATATCAGAAGAAAAATGTTGAAGCTGATAACGATAACCCTGTTTTCCAGAATGCTACTCAGCAGAACCCCAAATACTACATTGTGAAGAAGCGTACTACAGCGTCATATGCAGATCATCACTCTCCCGGTATGACAACTCAAGGCACCAAATCTAGCAGGAAGGTAGTTAAAACCTTGGCATATCGGGTTAAATCAACGCAGCCGTCTTCTGATAGCCCCAAAACTACAGCTGAAACATCAGAAGAAGATGGGTTGAAGACAGATGCTTCTCCTGTTGTGCCATCTGGTCTGTCAAGTAATGTGCAAAATGAGGCATACCCGAAAAACTCTGTTGTAAGTCTTGGAAAATCTCCATCCTACAAGGAAGTAGCATTGGCACCACCTGGTTCCATTGCCAAGTATCAAGTCTGGGCTCCACAAGCCGAAGCTTCAGATAAGCAAGCGGATAATCATGTGGAGAAAAAATCTGAACAGGGCACATCTGTGGAGCTTCCAAGGGATGCGCAGATGATTACAGTGTCAGAGGAAGAAGTAAAAAATGAAGTTTCTGCGGACACAGAGTCTAGCAAACCTCAAGGCAAAGAAGAGATCGAAGTAGAGTTACAATCATCTGAAGTGGAATTCAAAGGGAACAATTtgaatgaagatgaagaatctGGTGGGGGCATTCAGGTGGAGGAACTAGTACCTGAAGCTAATGAAGGTGTAACAGATACGATTCATTCGACCACAGAGCAAGAAGTGAAAGATCAGCTGGCTGCTGATTCCGATGATCTGAAGGAAAAACTGGGGATCTCTGCTACAGACTCCAGCGACGTCCCTCGAGAGTTATTGCTACCTAACAAGAAGTTATCAGCTTCAGCTGTCCCATTCAACCCATCATCACCTCCAAGTATCATACGTCCTACTCCAATAGGCATGAACATTGGACCGTCGTGGCCAGTGAACATGACTCTTCATCACGGACCTCCTTTCCCTTCACCTCCTACAACTCCAAACTTGATGCAGCCAATGTCCTTTGTATACCCTCCTCCTTACACTCAATCAGTCCCCACAAGTACGTATCCTGTAACCAGCGGTCCTTTCCATCCCAATCAGTTCCCATGGCCGCTTAATATGTCGGAGTTTGTACCAAGAACGGTTTGGCCCGGATGCCATCCCGTTGAGTTTTCCCCTCCCCACATGATGGCTGCCGAGCCTGTAGCTGCAACTGTGTTAGAGCCCACTGTGATTCTACCAACTGATATTGACACTTCAGGGGTGGAAGAAAGCAAGCAAGATGTGGCGGCAACCGCGGGTGAAACTATGGATTCTGTTAATCATGTGAATGTAGTTGCTAGCAGTGAAATGGAGAATGGAAACAAGAAATTTGAGGATGACGAGAGGACTTTTAGCATTTTGttaagaggaagaagaaacaggAAACAGACACTGAGAATGCCCATCAGTTTGCTCAACAGGCCTTATGATTCTCAACCGTTCAAGATTGCTTATAGCAGAGTCATCAGAGGCAGCGAGGCTCCAAAGTCCGCAGCTTGA